A part of Schistosoma mansoni strain Puerto Rico chromosome W, complete genome genomic DNA contains:
- a CDS encoding putative multiple pdz domain protein, translating to MSTDPNLYNVSLTSKQTKMPSTPYFFGETCQDLHQQHSKSGNDNKTNDKENYGHNKNETEMIESNEMDLIYTQTDNDNLTPSIILTSDDTDWKPCEQGSISSMESISNSPSPRTSYNSLLHWGINNAKDERGKCDSNQLYNS from the coding sequence ATGTCAACAGATCCAAACTTATATAATGTGAGTTTAACatctaaacaaacaaaaatgccTTCAACACCTTACTTTTTTGGTGAAACTTGTCAAGATTTACATCAACAACATAGTAAAAgtggtaatgataataaaactaatgataaagaaaattatggccacaataaaaatgaaacagAAATGATTGAATCGAATGAAATGGATTTAATTTACACTCAAACAGATAACGATAATCTCACACCATCTATAATACTTACTTCTGATGATACTGATTGGAAACCATGTGAACAAGGTAGTATTTCAAGTATGGAATCTATATCGAATTCACCAAGTCCTAGAACTTCATATAATTCCTTACTACACTGGGGTATTAATAATGCAAAAGATGAAAGAGGTAAGTGTGATTCTAATCAATTATATAATAGTTAG